The following proteins are encoded in a genomic region of Carettochelys insculpta isolate YL-2023 chromosome 34, ASM3395843v1, whole genome shotgun sequence:
- the SPAG7 gene encoding sperm-associated antigen 7: MADLDLLGSILSSMERPPGLGDQETRRRAREQAARLKKLQEQEKRQKVEFRKRMEKEVSDFIQDSAQTKKKFQPMNKLERSILHDVVEVAGLTSFSFGDDEESRYVMIFKKEFAPSDEELEAYRCGEEWDPQRAEEKRRLKELAQQEAELEVRQGPAVVSPNTDYKDKYSHLIGKVAAKDAAHAMEVNKAYGCVPAANKRDTRSIEEAMNEIRAKKRLRQNEDAEPGGAGSS; this comes from the exons ATGGCGGACCTGGACTTGCTGGGCTCCATCCTGAGCTCCATGGAGCGGCCGCCGGGGCTGGGCGACCAGGAGACGCGGCGCCGCGCGCGAG AACAAGCCGCCCgtctgaagaagctgcaggagcaggagaagCGGCAGAAAGTGGAGTTCAGAAAAAGG ATGGAGAAGGAGGTGTCTGATTTCATCCAGGACAGCGCGCAGACCAAAAAGAAATTTCAACCCATGAACAAGCTTGAACGCAGCATCCT GCACGACGTGGTGGAAGTCGCTGGTCTGACATCGTTCTCCTTCGGCGACGATGAGGAGAGTCGCTACGTCATGATCTTTAAGAAG gagtTCGCCCCGTCGGACGAGGAGCTTGAGGCCTATCGCTGTGGTGAGGAGTGGGACCCCCAGCGGGCGGAGGAGAAACGGCGCCTCAAG GAGCTGGCGCAGCAGGAGGCGGAGCTCGAGGTGCGGCAGGGCCCGGCCGTGGTGAGCCCCAACACCGACTACAAGGACAAGTACAGTCACCTCATCGGCAAGGTGGCGGCCAAGGACGCCGCGCACGCCATGGAGGTCAACAAGGCCTACGGCTGCG TGCCGGCGGCCAACAAGCGGGACACCCGTTCCATCGAGGAGGCCATGAACGAGATTCGGGCCAAGAAGCGGCTGCGGCAGAACGAGGACGCGGAGCCGGGGGGAGCCGGAAGCTCTTAG